AGGCGGTCGCCGGGTCCCAGGTAGGCACGACCGGCCTGATAGGTCACGGCCGGCAGTAGACCGACCGGCAGGCCAGCGCCCTCGAGTTCCATGCGGCTGCCATCGCGCCGCAGCAGCACCGGGGGCTGGTTTCCGGCGTTCACGTAGTGAAGGATGCCACTCCTCGGGTCGAGGACGGCGAAGACCATGGCGGCGAAGTGCACCGTCTCGGTCTCCTCGACCAGAGCGGCCGACAGGCGCTGGGCGAGTTCGTCGAGGTGCATGCCCGTGCGGGCGAGGGCCCGCGTGCGCGCGAGGACCCCGCTCATCAGCACCGCCGCCGCCGTTCCCTTGCCCGAGACGTCGGTCACCGCGAAGAACACGCGGTCGTCGCCGAGCCGCAGGACGTCGTAGGCGTCGCCGCCCACGCTGCGCGCCGGTTCGTGGTAGACGCCCATCGAGTAACCGTCGATCTCAGGGAGCTCGTTCGGCAGCATGCGTTGCTGGATCTGCCGCGCGAGCGCGAGGTCCGACTCGACCTGCCGCTTCTCGAGCAGTTCCAACCCCATGGTCACGTCGTGCGCGAGGTAGACCGCGACGACCACC
The Candidatus Krumholzibacteriia bacterium genome window above contains:
- a CDS encoding PP2C family protein-serine/threonine phosphatase, producing the protein MKPDPTTRPETRTPIVGAPTIRDALRVVFSRQGVIEWISPGRKRFLRWSLFGGGFVTGTLLALLAVRLPEGSLDAVSILLAALIVVVVVAVYLAHDVTMGLELLEKRQVESDLALARQIQQRMLPNELPEIDGYSMGVYHEPARSVGGDAYDVLRLGDDRVFFAVTDVSGKGTAAAVLMSGVLARTRALARTGMHLDELAQRLSAALVEETETVHFAAMVFAVLDPRSGILHYVNAGNQPPVLLRRDGSRMELEGAGLPVGLLPAVTYQAGRAYLGPGDRLAVVTDGIFDADDAGGTLLQESELDDLVRSGDDAGEAVAAIRRRARARSIEGQFDDITVLVLSRSV